In one Azospirillum sp. TSH100 genomic region, the following are encoded:
- a CDS encoding PLP-dependent aminotransferase family protein has protein sequence MSTLSQPDGVRTITSRIGDAIRAQIADGVYPPGARLPSSRALAADLGVSRTTVTAAYEQLAAEGYLEVRQGARPQVPKGLRLAGQRPDDLRPGDLKTAQPDTGAPPPRLSQFGLRLAGLPFQHPAEAGAAVIDFRYGELAASDFPTLTWKRAVDAAILCRPSRLRYGDPSGSPELRSALQAYLWRARGLRCDPDQIIVVNGSQQGLDLCVRLLLDSGEPAVIEDPCYAAARDILVATGARLIPRMVDREGMRTDGLPPARLAYVTPSHQFPLGSVMSVSRRQDLLAWARACGAFVIEDDYDGEYRFDVAPIPTLQSLDGAPDGGGTVIYLGTVSKTLSPALRLGYLVVPRPLIQAFRAAKRLADRHTPALEQSALAELLAGGAYERHVRRVRRRNGERRATLLAALRTRVGDGVRIDGAEAGLHVVAWLTRFPLEREAMIVSAARTAGVGVYPITPLYDPSAVSHRPNHPGLVIGYAGLEDREIAQGIERLGTALESLAKSLAETPADEGAPLSAPPPCR, from the coding sequence ATGTCCACGCTTTCGCAACCGGATGGGGTCAGGACCATCACGTCCCGGATCGGCGACGCGATCAGGGCCCAGATCGCCGACGGCGTTTATCCGCCCGGCGCGCGCCTGCCGTCGTCGCGCGCGCTTGCCGCCGACCTCGGCGTGTCCCGCACGACGGTGACGGCCGCCTATGAGCAGCTCGCCGCCGAGGGCTATCTGGAGGTGAGGCAGGGCGCGAGACCACAGGTCCCAAAAGGCCTGAGACTGGCTGGCCAAAGACCCGATGACCTGAGACCCGGCGACCTGAAAACGGCACAGCCGGACACCGGCGCGCCTCCGCCCCGGCTCTCGCAGTTCGGGCTGCGGCTGGCCGGCCTTCCGTTCCAGCATCCCGCGGAAGCCGGCGCGGCTGTCATCGACTTCCGCTATGGCGAACTCGCCGCATCGGACTTCCCCACCCTGACCTGGAAGCGGGCGGTCGATGCCGCCATCCTGTGCCGTCCCTCCCGCCTGCGCTACGGCGATCCGTCCGGCTCGCCCGAGCTCCGCTCGGCCTTGCAGGCCTATCTCTGGCGGGCGCGCGGGCTGCGCTGCGATCCCGACCAGATCATCGTGGTGAACGGGTCGCAGCAGGGTCTCGACCTCTGCGTACGGTTGCTGCTCGATTCCGGAGAGCCGGCGGTCATCGAGGATCCCTGCTATGCGGCGGCGCGCGACATCCTCGTCGCCACCGGCGCCCGCCTGATCCCGCGGATGGTGGATCGGGAGGGCATGCGCACGGACGGGCTGCCGCCGGCCCGTCTGGCCTATGTGACGCCGTCCCACCAGTTCCCGCTCGGCAGCGTCATGTCCGTCAGCCGCCGGCAGGATCTGCTGGCCTGGGCACGGGCCTGCGGGGCCTTCGTCATCGAGGATGACTATGACGGCGAGTATCGCTTCGACGTCGCCCCCATCCCCACCCTGCAAAGCCTGGATGGCGCCCCGGACGGAGGCGGAACCGTCATCTATCTCGGCACGGTGTCGAAGACGCTCTCGCCCGCCCTGCGGCTGGGCTATCTCGTGGTTCCGCGGCCGTTGATCCAGGCCTTCCGCGCGGCGAAGCGGCTGGCGGACCGCCACACCCCGGCCCTGGAACAGAGCGCCCTGGCGGAACTGCTCGCCGGCGGCGCCTATGAACGGCACGTCCGGCGGGTGCGGCGGCGCAACGGCGAACGGCGGGCCACCCTGCTGGCAGCCTTGCGGACAAGGGTCGGCGACGGGGTCAGGATCGACGGCGCCGAGGCCGGGCTGCATGTCGTCGCCTGGCTCACCCGCTTTCCGCTGGAGCGCGAGGCCATGATCGTATCGGCGGCACGGACGGCGGGTGTGGGCGTCTACCCCATCACCCCGCTCTACGACCCGTCAGCCGTCTCCCACCGCCCGAACCATCCCGGTCTGGTGATCGGCTATGCCGGCCTGGAGGACCGCGAGATCGCCCAGGGGATCGAACGGCTGGGCACCGCCCTCGAATCTCTCGCCAAATCCCTGGCTGAAACCCCGGCCGATGAGGGCGCGCCGCTCAGCGCGCCTCCACCATGCCGATGA
- a CDS encoding amino acid ABC transporter ATP-binding protein: MSPVNMSATGRPLVKLSAIRKSFGPVEVLKGVDMAVEEGQVVAMIGRSGSGKSTLLRSINGLERIDGGVIEVDGECVDPGQIDLRALRQKVGMVFQQFNLFPHLTAGENVMLALKVVKKQDKATTRAAAESALAKVGLGHKFDAYPSQLSGGQQQRVAIARSLAMAPKVLLCDEITSALDPELVAEVLGVVRNLAEEGMTLILVTHEMRFAREVCDRLVFMHGGRIAEQGPPAELFDRPATPELAQFIGMVEAR, from the coding sequence ATGTCGCCCGTTAACATGTCCGCCACCGGCCGCCCCCTGGTGAAGCTGTCCGCCATCCGCAAGTCCTTCGGCCCGGTCGAGGTGCTGAAGGGTGTCGACATGGCGGTGGAGGAAGGCCAGGTCGTCGCCATGATCGGCCGCAGCGGCTCGGGCAAGAGCACGCTGCTGCGCAGCATCAACGGGCTGGAGCGCATCGACGGCGGCGTCATCGAGGTGGACGGCGAATGCGTCGATCCCGGCCAGATCGACCTGCGCGCCCTGCGCCAGAAGGTCGGCATGGTGTTCCAGCAGTTCAACCTGTTCCCCCACCTGACCGCCGGCGAGAATGTGATGCTGGCGCTGAAGGTGGTGAAGAAGCAGGACAAGGCCACCACCCGCGCCGCCGCCGAATCGGCGCTGGCCAAGGTCGGGCTGGGCCACAAGTTCGACGCCTACCCGTCGCAGCTGTCGGGCGGCCAGCAGCAGCGCGTCGCCATCGCGCGGTCGCTGGCGATGGCGCCCAAGGTGCTGCTGTGCGACGAGATCACCTCCGCCCTGGATCCGGAGCTGGTCGCCGAGGTGCTGGGGGTGGTGCGCAATCTGGCCGAGGAGGGCATGACGCTGATCCTGGTGACGCACGAGATGCGCTTCGCCCGCGAGGTCTGCGACCGGCTGGTCTTCATGCATGGCGGACGCATCGCCGAACAGGGACCGCCGGCCGAGCTGTTCGACCGGCCGGCGACGCCGGAACTGGCGCAGTTCATCGGCATGGTGGAGGCGCGCTGA
- a CDS encoding amino acid ABC transporter permease, with the protein MLNFTLWDILSNLLLAARWTVLLSLIAFVSGGIAGLLLLVARVSPVPPLRVAARLFIEIFQGTPLLMQLFIVFFALPLIGIETSAWTSAAVGLTLFTAAYLAEIWRGCVEAVPKGQWEASASLALTFGEQMRHVILPQALRIAVPPTVGFSVQVVKGTAVTSIIGFVEVTKAGTMITNATFQPFLVYGLVGLIYFALCYPLSLSAKALERKLNVAR; encoded by the coding sequence GTGCTTAACTTCACCCTGTGGGACATCCTGTCCAACCTGCTGCTGGCGGCGCGCTGGACGGTGCTGCTGTCGCTGATCGCCTTCGTCTCCGGCGGGATCGCCGGGCTGCTGCTGCTGGTCGCCCGCGTGTCGCCGGTGCCGCCGCTGCGCGTCGCCGCCCGGCTGTTCATCGAAATCTTCCAGGGCACGCCGCTGCTGATGCAGCTGTTCATCGTCTTCTTCGCCCTGCCGCTGATCGGCATCGAGACCTCGGCCTGGACCTCGGCCGCCGTCGGGCTGACGCTGTTCACCGCCGCCTATCTCGCCGAGATCTGGCGCGGCTGCGTCGAAGCGGTGCCGAAGGGCCAGTGGGAGGCCTCGGCCAGCCTCGCGCTGACCTTCGGCGAGCAGATGCGCCACGTCATCCTGCCCCAGGCCCTGCGCATCGCCGTGCCGCCCACCGTCGGATTCTCGGTGCAGGTGGTGAAGGGCACGGCGGTGACCTCCATCATCGGCTTCGTCGAGGTGACGAAGGCCGGGACCATGATCACCAACGCCACTTTCCAGCCCTTCCTGGTCTATGGGCTGGTCGGGCTGATCTATTTCGCCCTGTGCTACCCGCTGTCGCTGTCGGCCAAGGCGCTGGAAAGGAAGCTCAATGTCGCCCGTTAA
- a CDS encoding amino acid ABC transporter permease — protein MAYSFDFSSLLDYTPVLVDGVATTIGLTAVSTVLGVALGIGGAAARTSTVKPLAIVVGAYVELIRNTPFLVQLFFIFFGLPSLGIRLAEWQAAVLAMVINLGAYSTEIIRAGIEATPRGQIEAGASLGMTGPQIFRYVVLGPAMAKIWPALTSQIVIVMLGSSVCSQIAAEELSFAANFIQSRNFRPFEVYFLATALYLALAVALRWVFSLMGQRMFAKGVSRA, from the coding sequence ATGGCCTACAGTTTCGATTTCTCGTCCCTGTTGGACTACACGCCCGTGCTGGTGGACGGGGTGGCGACGACCATCGGGCTGACCGCGGTCAGCACGGTGCTGGGGGTGGCGCTCGGCATCGGCGGCGCGGCGGCGCGGACCTCGACCGTGAAGCCGCTGGCGATCGTCGTCGGCGCCTATGTCGAGCTGATCCGCAACACCCCCTTCCTGGTCCAGCTGTTCTTCATCTTCTTCGGCCTGCCGTCGCTGGGCATCCGGCTGGCGGAATGGCAGGCGGCGGTGCTGGCGATGGTCATCAATCTCGGCGCCTATTCGACCGAGATCATCCGCGCCGGCATCGAGGCGACGCCCAGGGGCCAGATCGAGGCCGGGGCCAGCCTGGGCATGACCGGGCCGCAGATCTTCCGCTATGTCGTGCTCGGCCCGGCGATGGCGAAGATCTGGCCGGCGCTGACCAGCCAGATCGTCATCGTCATGCTGGGCTCGTCGGTCTGCTCGCAGATCGCGGCGGAGGAGCTGAGCTTCGCCGCCAACTTCATCCAGTCCCGCAACTTCCGGCCCTTCGAGGTCTATTTCCTGGCGACCGCGCTGTATCTGGCGCTGGCGGTGGCCCTGCGCTGGGTCTTCAGCCTGATGGGGCAGCGGATGTTCGCCAAGGGGGTGTCGCGTGCTTAA
- a CDS encoding transporter substrate-binding domain-containing protein — translation MRFAKILGALGLATAVLAGGLAPTHAKADALERIAKEKVLRVAVPQDFPPFGSVGTDLKPVGYDIDAATLIAKEMGAKVELVPVTSTNRIPYLTTGKVDLVISSLGKNAEREKVIDFSTAYAPFYNGVFGPDDIKAEKVEDLEGKTVGVTRGSVEDIELSKIVTDKVTVRRYEDNNGTISAFLSGQVQLVATGNVVAAAIFERNPPRQPILKFLIKNSPCFVGLNKNEGPLLEKVNAIIAKAKEDGSLNEIAKKWLHSPLPKDL, via the coding sequence ATGCGGTTCGCGAAGATTCTGGGTGCTCTCGGCCTTGCCACGGCGGTTCTGGCCGGGGGGCTCGCCCCGACCCATGCAAAAGCCGACGCGCTGGAGCGCATCGCCAAGGAAAAAGTGCTGCGCGTCGCCGTCCCGCAGGACTTCCCGCCCTTCGGCTCGGTCGGCACCGACCTGAAGCCGGTCGGCTACGACATCGACGCCGCCACCCTGATCGCCAAGGAAATGGGTGCCAAGGTGGAGCTGGTGCCGGTGACCAGCACCAACCGCATCCCCTACCTGACCACCGGCAAGGTCGATCTGGTGATCTCCAGCCTGGGCAAGAATGCCGAGCGCGAGAAGGTCATCGACTTCTCCACCGCCTACGCCCCCTTCTACAACGGCGTCTTCGGTCCCGACGACATCAAGGCCGAGAAGGTCGAGGATCTGGAAGGCAAGACCGTCGGCGTCACCCGCGGCTCGGTCGAGGACATCGAGCTGTCGAAGATCGTCACCGACAAGGTGACCGTCCGCCGCTACGAGGACAACAACGGCACCATCTCCGCCTTCCTGTCGGGGCAGGTCCAGCTGGTCGCCACCGGCAACGTGGTGGCCGCCGCCATCTTCGAGCGCAACCCGCCGCGCCAGCCGATCCTGAAGTTCCTGATCAAGAACTCCCCCTGCTTCGTCGGGCTGAACAAGAACGAGGGGCCGCTCCTGGAGAAGGTCAACGCCATCATCGCCAAGGCGAAGGAGGACGGCTCGCTGAACGAGATCGCCAAGAAGTGGCTGCATTCGCCGCTGCCGAAGGATCTGTGA
- a CDS encoding MurR/RpiR family transcriptional regulator, producing MKQAEKQLRKQAGPVMETADPSLTARIRDRYGDLTPMERQLADVILACPGELSGYSATELAGRAGVSKMTVSRLVRRLGYAGFEEARLAARRGGDWGSPLFLLPPGVAGPAQAPAPDAGLPPLEAHFRRSAEALAATARQIDPALLAQAARALAGARRIWVCGARNSAFLAGYARWQFIQVRGEVHQLAASGETMAETLADLGTGDLLFLVGIRRRPPAIVRLLRTAGERGIPTILIADSHSALEAPPPPLTFRCETRSLAALDSHVAALAVIHALAAELIPLTGEPGRARIRAIEDLHDQLEEL from the coding sequence ATGAAACAGGCAGAGAAACAGCTGAGGAAACAGGCAGGTCCGGTGATGGAGACCGCCGATCCGTCGCTGACCGCCCGCATCCGCGACCGCTACGGCGACCTCACCCCCATGGAGCGGCAGCTCGCCGATGTGATTCTCGCCTGTCCGGGCGAACTGTCGGGCTATTCGGCGACCGAGCTGGCCGGCCGGGCCGGCGTGTCGAAGATGACGGTGTCGCGTCTGGTCCGCCGCCTCGGCTATGCCGGCTTCGAGGAAGCGCGTCTGGCCGCCCGGCGCGGCGGCGACTGGGGCTCGCCGCTGTTCCTGCTGCCGCCCGGTGTTGCCGGTCCGGCCCAGGCTCCCGCCCCCGATGCAGGGCTTCCGCCGCTGGAGGCGCATTTCCGGCGCAGCGCCGAGGCGCTCGCCGCCACCGCGCGGCAGATCGACCCGGCTCTGCTGGCGCAGGCGGCCCGCGCGCTTGCCGGTGCCCGGCGGATCTGGGTCTGCGGCGCGCGCAACAGCGCCTTCCTGGCCGGTTATGCCCGCTGGCAGTTCATCCAGGTCCGCGGCGAGGTCCACCAGTTGGCGGCCTCCGGCGAGACGATGGCGGAGACGCTCGCCGATCTCGGCACCGGCGACCTGCTGTTCCTGGTCGGCATCCGCCGCCGTCCGCCGGCCATCGTCCGCCTGCTGCGCACAGCGGGGGAGCGCGGCATTCCAACCATCCTGATCGCCGACAGCCACTCGGCGCTGGAGGCGCCGCCGCCGCCGCTGACCTTCCGCTGCGAGACCCGCAGCCTGGCGGCGCTCGACAGCCATGTCGCCGCCCTGGCGGTGATCCATGCGCTCGCCGCCGAGCTGATCCCGCTGACCGGCGAGCCCGGCCGCGCCCGCATCCGCGCCATCGAGGATCTGCACGACCAGTTGGAAGAACTCTAA